Proteins found in one Triticum urartu cultivar G1812 chromosome 4, Tu2.1, whole genome shotgun sequence genomic segment:
- the LOC125553863 gene encoding alanine--glyoxylate aminotransferase 2 homolog 3, mitochondrial-like yields MLGARRSFSRLAAAVRTPVDVPRMPAFDHVPLPYDGPSAVEIARKRAEFLSPSLFHFYSKPLNIVEGKKQYLYDEHGRRYLDAFAGIATVCCGHTHPDIIDAITAQANRLQHSTVLYLNHAIADFAEALAAKMPGDLKVVFFTNSGTEANELAIMMARLYTGSHDIISLRNSYHGNASGTMGATAQKNWKFNVVQSGVHHAVNPDPYRGAFGPDGEKYARDVKEIIEFGTTGHVAGFISEAIQGVGGIVEVAPGYLPLAYDAVRKAGGLCIADEVQVGFARVGSHFWGFETHGVIPDIVTMAKGIGNGIPLGAVVTTPEIAQVLTRRSYFNTFGGNPLCTAGGLAVLKVLDRERLQENAFIVGAYLKDRLRGLQEKHQIIGDVRGAGFMLGVELVTDRQLKTPAKDEICQAMEHMKDMGVLVGKGGFYGNVFRITPPLCFTKEDADFFVDVMDIALSKL; encoded by the exons ATGCTGGGGGCTAGGAGATCCTTCTCTAGGCTCGCTGCGGCGGTTAGGACGCCGGTGGACGTGCCGAGAATGCCGGCGTTCGACCACGTGCCGCTGCCCTACGACGGGCCGAGCGCCGTCGAGATCGCCAGGAAGCGCGCCGAGTTCCTCAGCCCCTCCCTGTTCCATTTCTACTCCAAGCCC CTCAACATTGTGGAGGGGAAGAAACAGTACCTCTACGACGAGCACGGGCGGCGCTACCTGGACGCGTTCGCCGGCATCGCCACCGTGTGCTGTGGCCACACCCACCCCGACATCATCGACGCCATCACCGCGCAGGCCAACCGCCTGCAGCACTCCACCGTGCTCTACCTCAACCACGCCATCGCAGACTTCGCCGAGGCGCTGGCCGCCAAGATGCCCGGCGATCTCAag GTCGTCTTCTTCACCAACTCCGGCACGGAGGCCAACGAGCTCGCCATCATGATGGCGAGGCTGTACACCGGCTCCCACGATATCATATCTCTCCGGAACTCCTACCACGGCAACGCCTCCGGCACCATGGGTGCCACCGCACAGAAGAACTGGAAGTTCAATGTTGTTCAG AGTGGCGTGCACCATGCTGTTAACCCGGACCCCTACAGAGGCGCCTTCGGCCCGGACGGCGAGAAGTACGCGCGAGACGTCAAGGAGATCATCGAGTTCGGCACCACGGGCCACGTCGCCGGCTTCATTTCCGAAGCTATCCAG GGAGTTGGTGGGATCGTGGAGGTGGCGCCTGGCTACCTGCCCCTGGCGTACGACGCCGTGAGGAAAGCCGGCGGCCTCTGCATCGCCGACGAGGTCCAGGTGGGCTTCGCGCGCGTCGGCAGCCACTTCTGGGGGTTCGAGACCCATGGCGTGATCCCTGACATAGTCACCATGGCAAAG GGCATCGGCAACGGCATCCCTCTGGGCGCCGTGGTGACTACGCCGGAGATCGCGCAGGTCCTGACTAGGCGGTCCTACTTCAACACGTTCGGCGGCAACCCGTTGTGCACGGCCGGTGGGCTCGCCGTCCTCAAGGTGCTCGACAGGGAGAGACTCCAGGAGAACGCCTTCATCGTCGGCGCCTACCTCAAAGACCGCCTCCGCGGCCTCCAGGAGAAGCACCAAA TCATCGGGGACGTGAGGGGAGCAGGCTTCATGCTTGGCGTGGAGCTTGTGACCGACCGGCAGCTCAAGACCCCGGCCAAAGACGAGATTTGCCAGGCCATGGAGCACATGAAAG ACATGGGCGTTTTGGTCGGAAAGGGGGGCTTTTACGGCAACGTGTTCAGAATCACTCCCCCGCTGTGCTTCACCAAGGAAGATGCTG ATTTCTTCGTCGATGTGATGGACATAGCGCTGTCAAAGCTCTGA